Proteins found in one Primulina eburnea isolate SZY01 chromosome 16, ASM2296580v1, whole genome shotgun sequence genomic segment:
- the LOC140816506 gene encoding LOW QUALITY PROTEIN: alcohol dehydrogenase-like 7 (The sequence of the model RefSeq protein was modified relative to this genomic sequence to represent the inferred CDS: deleted 1 base in 1 codon) — translation MESITNARLGENAGKPIRCRGALARKPGEPLVIEEVVVAPPKFGEVRIKIICTSLCFSDVTFWKLEDHPACYPRILGHEAIGVVESVGERVNGFVEGDMVIPIFISECAECADCKSNKSNLCSTYPFKISPWMHDGSSRFTNLNGETLYHFLFVSSFIEYTVVHVANITKVDPTVPPDRACLLSCGVSTGVGAAWRSANVEAGSTVAIFGLGSIGLAVAEGSRLCGAGRIIGIDVNPQKFEIAKSFGVTDFVDSSSGGDKPVSQIVNEMTGGGADYCFECVGKASLVEEAFACCRMGWGKTIVVGVDKPGARISFSSNEVVVLGKTVQGSLFGGVKPKSDIPILIKRYMDKELELDKFVTHEVSFEDINKAFDLLIEGKSLRCVIWMDK, via the exons ATGGAAAGCATCACCAATGCTCGGTTGGGTGAAAATGCCGGGAAACCCATCAGATGCAGAG GGGCGCTGGCCAGGAAGCCAGGGGAGCCTCTGGTGATAGAGGAAGTGGTCGTGGCT CCTCCAAAATTTGGAGAAGTTCGAATTAAAATCATCTGCACTTCTCTCTGTTTCAGCGACGTCACTTTCTGGAAATTGGAA GATCATCCTGCTTGTTATCCAAGAATACTGGGACATGAAGCTATTGG TGTAGTTGAGAGTGTGGGCGAGAGAGTGAATGGCTTTGTTGAAGGTGATATGGTCATCCCGATATTTATATCAGAATGTGCTGAATGTGCGGATTGCAAATCAAATAAAAGTAATCTTTGCTCTACGTATCCTTTCAAGATCTCTCCATGGATGCACGACGGTTCTAGCAGATTTACTAATCTTAATGGAGAAACAttatatcatttcttatttgtGTCTAGTTTTATCGAGTACACAGTTGTGCATGTTGCTAATATCACTAAAGTCGATCCGACAGTTCCTCCAGACCGGGCTTGCCTTCTTAGTTGTGGCGTGTCAACAG GTGTAGGAGCTGCCTGGAGATCAGCAAATGTTGAAGCAGGATCAACAGTTGCCATCTTTGGACTGGGATCAATAGGATTAGCC GTTGCTGAGGGATCAAGATTATGTGGCGCGGGGAGAATAATAGGCATAGATGTGAAcccccaaaaatttgaaatag CTAAATCATTTGGTGTGACTGATTTTGTCGACTCAAGTAGTGGCGGTGACAAGCCTGTAAGCCAG ATAGTTAACGAGATGACCGGTGGAGGAGCGGACTACTGCTTCGAATGTGTTGGGAAGGCATCCTTGGTTGAGGAAGCCTTTGCTTGTTGCCGAATG gGATGGGGGAAGACAATTGTTGTCGGAGTCGACAAGCCAGGTGCACGAATCTCGTTCAGCTCAAATGAAGTCGTCGTTCTTGGAAAAACAGTACAGGGATCCTTATTTGGAGGCGTCAAACCGAAATCCGACATCCCAATTCTCATCAAACGTTACATGGACAAG GAATTGGAACTCGACAAGTTCGTGACTCATGAGGTTAGTTTTGAAGACATCAACAAAGCTTTTGATCTACTTATAGAAGGGAAGAGCCTCAGATGTGTGATTTGGATGGATAAATGA
- the LOC140816686 gene encoding uncharacterized protein, with the protein MITRSNLVEQLREYQIRSKHDWASASFFSSTSNLGSSRVDVASFVIWELVILAFLVFSAVALYFMHLMRAIILLCITLLLLLCMKITKQVRLARKKRRRMLLPLSM; encoded by the exons ATGATAACACGATCGAATTTGGTGGAGCAGTTGAGAGAGTATCAGATTCGATCAAAACATGATTGGGCTTCAGCTTCTTTTTTCTCATCTACCTCCAATCTCGGATCTTCGAG GGTTGATGTAGCATCCTTTGTCATATGGGAACTTGTGATTCTAGCATTCCTTGTTTTCTCCGCAGTTgcattatattttatgcacttgatgCGGGCCATTATTTTGTTATGTATCACCCTGCTCTTGCTTCTATGCATGAAAATTACAAAGCAAGTGAGACTGGCTCGAAAGAAGAGGCGAAGGATGCTTCTTCCATTATCTATGTAG
- the LOC140816163 gene encoding LOW QUALITY PROTEIN: ATP-dependent zinc metalloprotease FTSH, chloroplastic (The sequence of the model RefSeq protein was modified relative to this genomic sequence to represent the inferred CDS: inserted 2 bases in 1 codon; deleted 2 bases in 2 codons), whose protein sequence is MASTSANPLLSSNFFGTKIVVPRTPKTVPRKFVVPQSFFSNKNSDKSNNSIPNHATLAALLFSSITPQAFALDNAPPPAPXQVIEIEAQNPGPTSPFGQNLILNAPSPQANPSSDLPEGSQWRYSEFLNAVKKGKVERVRFSKDGSALQLTAVDGRRATVIVPNDPDLIDILAMNGVDITVSEGDSGNGLFSFIGNLLFPVLAFAGLFFLFRRAQGGPGGPGGLGGPMDFGRSKSKFQEVPETGVAFADVAGADQAKLELQEVVDFLKNPDKYTALGAKIPKGCLLVGPPGTGKTLLARAVAGEAGVPFFSCAASEFVELFVGVGASRVRDLFEKAKSKAPCIVFIDEIDAVGRQRGAGLGGGNDEREQTINQLLTEMDGFSGNSGVIVLGATNRPDVLDAALLRPGRFDRQVTVDRPDVAGRVKILQVHSRGKALAKDVDFDKVARRTPGFTGADLQNLMNEAAILAARRDLKEISKDEISDALERIIAGPEKKNAVVSEEKKRLVAYHEAGHALVGALMPEYDPVAKISIIPRGQAGGLTFFAPSEERLESGLYSRSYLENQMAVALGGRVAEEVIFGEDNVTTGASNDFMQVSRVARQMVERFGFSKKIGQVAIGGGGGNPFLGQQMSTQKDYSMATADVVDAEVRELVEKAYSRAKQIMTKHVDILHKLAQLLIEKETVDGEEFMSLFIDGKAELYLA, encoded by the exons ATGGCTTCAACCTCGGCGAATCCTTTACTTTCCTCTAATTTCTTTGGCACCAAAATCGTGGTTCCCCGCACTCCCAAAACAGTACCAAGAAAATTTGTAGTGCCGCAATCATTTTTTAGCAACAAGAATTCTGATAAATCGAATAATAGCATCCCAAATCATGCTACTTTAGCTGCGTTACTTTTTTCTTCAATTACTCCACAAGCGTTCGCATTAGAC AATGCTCCTCCTCCTGCCCC GCAGGTGATTGAAATTGAGGCGCAAAATCCTGGCCCAACTTCACCCTTTGGTCAAAATCTAATCTTGAATGCTCCAAGTCCTCAGGCCAACCCTTCGTCTGACCTCCCCGAGGGTTCCCAATGGCGTTACAGCGAATTCTTGAATGCAGTGAAGAAGGGTAAGGTTGAGAGAGTAAGGTTTAGTAAAGACGGAAGTGCCCTTCAGCTGACGGCTGTCGATGGTCGTAGGGCAACTGTTATAGTACCAAATGACCCGGACTTGATTGACATTTTAGCTATGAATGGTGTTGATATTACTGTTTCCGAAGGTGACTCTGGGAATGGGCTGTTTAGTTTTATTGGGAATTTGTTGTTTCCAGTTCTTGCTTTTGCTGGTCTGTTCTTTTTGTTTAGGCGCGCCCAGGGCGGTCCTGGTGGACCTGGAGGGCTAGGCGGGCCTATGGATTTTGGGCGGTCTAAGTCCAAGTTCCAGGAGGTGCCTGAGACCGGGGTCGCATTTGCTGATGTTGCAGGGGCTGATCAAGCGAAATTGGAGTTGCAAGAAGTGGTTGATTTCCTGAAAAACCCTGATAAGTACACTGCATTGGGTGCTAAAATACCTAAAGGCTGCCTTTTGGTCGGTCCACCTGGTACAGGAAAAACACTTTTGGCC AGAGCAGTGGCTGGTGAGGCCGGGGTTCCGTTCTTCTCTTGTGCTGCTTCAGAATTTGTGGAGCTGTTTGTGGGTGTTGGAGCTTCAAGAGTGAGGGATTTATTCGAGAAAGCAAAGTCGAAGGCACCTTgcattgttttcattgatgagattgatgccGTTGGAAGGCAGAGAGGGGCAGGGCTTGGTGGTGGGAATGATGAGAGGGAGCAGACTATTAATCAGCTCTTGACTGAAATGGACGGATTCTCTGGTAATTCTGGTGTTATAGTGTTGGGAGCAACTAACAGACCGGATGTTCTTGATGCAGCATTGTTGAGGCCCGGTAGGTTTGATAGACAGGTCACAGTCGACAGGCCTGATGTTGCTGGTAGAGTCAAGATTCTTCAG GTGCATTCCAGAGGAAAGGCTCTTGCAAAGGATGTTGATTTTGACAAGGTTGCCCGGAGAACACCAGGTTTCACCGGTGCAGATTTGCAAAACTTGATGAATGAAGCAGCCATCCTCGCAGCAAGGCGTGACCTTAAGGAAATAAGTAAAGATGAGATATCTGATGCTCTGGAGAGGATAATTGCTGGGCCAGAGAAGAAAAATGCAGTTGTTTCTGAAGAAAAGAAGAGGCTTGTTGCTTATCACG AGGCTGGTCATGCTTTAGTTGGTGCCCTGATGCCCGAGTATGACCCTGTTGCCAAAATTTCCATTATTCCTCGTGGCCAAGCTGGTGGACTTACCTTCTTTGCTCCAAGTGAAGAGAGGCTCGAGTCTGGATTATACAGTCGAAGCTACCTAGAAAATCAGATGGCTGTTGCTCTCGGCGGAAG AGTAGCTGAGGAGGTTATTTTCGGAGAGGATAATGTAACCACTGGCGCATCCAATGACTTCATGCAAGTTTCACGGGTTGCAAGGCAGATGGTCGAGAGATTCGGGTTCAGTAAAAAGATTGGACAAGTGGCCataggtggtggtggtggaaacCCCTTTCTTGGCCAACAG ATGTCGACACAGAAAGACTACTCCATGGCTACTGCTGACGTGGTTGATGCAGAAGTGAGAGAGCTGGTGGAGAAAGCATATTCAAGGGCCAAGCAGATTATGACCAAACATGTAGACATTCTGCACAAGCTTGCTCAGCTGCTGATAGAGAAAGAAACCGTTGATGGAGAAGAGTTCATGAGCCTCTTCATTGACGGGAAAGCTGAACTGTACTTGGCGTGA
- the LOC140817252 gene encoding uncharacterized protein codes for MSNFHSRSNSLPSKSHPVMDEIQDHLYWLRGSEITSAKSICSNLACLINLHEGIKNLIQVPSIQQAISHDQCGTWIEEILEGSLGLVDLCGFSRDVVSLTKESVQDLESSIRRNRGETAVAMDVNSYVASRKKINQMINNNIKNMKCFNKNLTPLLENAEDLKAIVTVLKETEAISSSVLKSVADTHVRGKEKIKAKKLVIAFEARPNYMLQKGMDKITKQNLLTKLKSSEVTIQDLEEGLESFFRSLVKTRVSLLNALSH; via the exons ATGTCTAATTTCCATTCTAGATCAAACAGTTTACCATCTAAATCTCATCCAGTAATGGATGAGATTCAAGATCATTTATACTGGTTAAGGGGCTCAGAAATCACCTCGGCAAAATCCATTTGTTCGAACTTAGCTTGCCTCATTAATTTGCACGAAGGAATCAAGAATCTGATTCAGGTTCCTTCAATACAACAAGCCATCTCCCATGACCAATGTGGGACTTGGATTGAAGAGATTCTTGAAGGATCACTTGGGCTCGTGGATCTTTGTGGATTTTCGAGAGATGTTGTCTCCTTAACCAAGGAATCCGTTCAAGATCTCGAATCCTCCATCAGAAGAAACAGAGGTGAAACAGCCGTAGCAATGGACGTCAATTCTTACGTGGCCTCAAGAAAGAAGATTAACCAAATGATCAATAACAACATCAAGAACATGAAGTGCTTCAACAAGAACTTAACACCACTCCTAGAAAATGCAGAAGATCTTAAAGCCATCGTGACAGTGTTAAAAGAAACGGAGGCTATTTCTTCGTCTGTTTTGAAATCTGTCGCTGATACTCATGTCCGGGGCAAAGAGAAGATCAAAGCAAAGAAGTTGGTTATTGCTTTCGAAGCTCGCCCAAACTA CATGCTGCAAAAAGGGATGGACAAAATTACAAAGCAAAATCTGTTGACGAAACTGAAATCATCAGAAGTGACAATACAGGATCTTGAAGAGGGATTAGAATCTTTCTTTAGGAGTTTAGTGAAAACCAGAGTTTCTCTTCTTAATGCTCTGAGCCATTAG
- the LOC140817254 gene encoding uncharacterized protein: MVTNFRRSLSFQNHTSHNSSKPKKTLHARSASLPCPSHPIIFQLRDKIDDLNDWATSESGLRTSAWLCDGLIRMKMVHDSMDDLLQLPQTRESLRGGGHYPDLMEKLLEHLLRFVEVYSMFQTLVLRLKEEYSAAQIAVRRRDDSKIVVHSKNLNRIGKEISNLVCNFHSIRKPIMPVGSSHDEEAELIEVINDVIKATIVISATVFGGISNSSTFRKPSSIGLSFKKKGKSEEGIRELEEINLDDLSGLRKKKEEDMKNVSKKMHEMEDCIVDIEGSGERVFRSLINSRVSLLNVLTQ, translated from the coding sequence ATGGTGACTAATTTCCGCAGATCCCTCTCGTTTCAGAACCACACCTCGCACAATTCGTCAAAACCCAAGAAAACACTTCATGCCAGATCCGCCAGTCTCCCATGCCCATCACACCCGATAATTTTCCAGCTCCGAGACAAAATCGATGACTTGAACGACTGGGCTACTTCAGAATCCGGACTAAGAACCTCTGCTTGGCTCTGCGACGGCTTGATCCGGATGAAAATGGTCCACGATTCGATGGACGATCTTTTACAGCTACCACAGACTCGAGAATCCCTCCGCGGCGGTGGGCACTACCCCGACTTGATGGAGAAGCTGCTGGAACACTTGCTCCGATTCGTCGAAGTCTACAGCATGTTCCAGACGCTGGTCCTGAGGTTAAAAGAGGAGTATTCCGCAGCTCAAATCGCGGTGAGAAGAAGAGACGACAGCAAAATCGTCGTGCATTCCAAAAATCTAAACAGAATCGGTAAAGAAATCAGCAATCTTGTTTGTAATTTTCATTCGATAAGAAAACCGATAATGCCGGTGGGGTCATCGCATGATGAAGAAGCGGAGCTAATCGAAGTCATAAACGATGTAATCAAAGCCACCATAGTAATTTCAGCCACGGTTTTTGGCGGGATTTCGAACTCTTCCACATTCCGAAAACCATCTTCCATTGGGCTCAGCTTCAAGAAGAAAGGGAAGAGTGAAGAGGGCATCAGAGAACTGGAAGAAATAAATTTGGATGATTTGTCGGGCTTAAGGAAGAAAAAAGAGGAAGATATGAAGAATGTGAGCAAGAAAATGCATGAAATGGAAGATTGTATAGTAGATATTGAAGGGTCAGGCGAGAGGgttttcagaagtttgatcaatTCTAGGGTTTCATTACTCAATGTTCTCACACAATAG
- the LOC140816685 gene encoding lysine histidine transporter-like 8: MSQLVENKNSRSQSSTSPIIFPNAPSQSLHSNPETPESPFVAVARMMTPLASPVKKAISGMQTCLAEVGHITKLDPQDSWLPITESRNGNACYAAFHTLSSGIGFQSLVLPLAFTALGWVWGIVSLCLCFIWQLYTLWLLIQLHESVPGTRYSRYLGLSMAAFGEKLGKFLALFPTLYLAGGTCVSLIMIGGDTLKIFFHTVCGTTCNANSLSTFEWYLIFVCIAVILAQLPNLNSIAGVSLIGAITAVTYCTLTWTMSISKTKPLGVSYEPMEMQSEMSKICSVLNALGIIAFAFRGHNLVLEIQGTMPSNLKSPSQVPMWKGVKFSYLIIACCLFPMAIGGYWAYGNLIPANGGMLSALDKYHRNDISRAILGLTSLFVVINSLTSFQIYAMPVFDNLEFRYTSNKNGPCPWWLRTGLRIFFGCLAFFISVALPFLKDLAGLLGGIALPLTLAYPCLMWIRIKKPQKYTGMWCLNWSLGSLGMLLSVLLVFGAIWTIATQGIEVHFFKPQ; this comes from the exons ATGAGCCAGCTCGTGGAAAACAAGAACTCGCGATCACAATCCAGCACGTCGCCAATAATTTTCCCAAATGCTCCATCACAAAGTCTTCATTCCAATCCCGAGACACCTGAAAGCCCGTTTGTTGCCGTGGCCCGAATGATGACTCCTTTAGCCAGCCCGGTGAAAAAGGCTATATCCGGCATGCAAACATGCTTAGCGGAAGTGGGGCATATCACCAAGCTTGATCCCCAGGATTCATGGCTTCCAATCACTGAATCCCGAAATGGGAACGCCTGTTACGCGGCATTTCATACGCTTAGCTCCGGAATCGGATTCCAGTCCCTTGTATTGCCTCTTGCCTTTACTGCTCTTGGTTG GGTGTGGGGAATTGTGAGCCTGTGTTTGTGTTTTATCTGGCAATTGTACACGTTATGGTTGCTGATTCAACTACATGAATCAGTTCCTGGGACGCGCTACAGCCGATACCTCGGGTTATCAATGGCGGCTTTTG GGGAAAAGCTGGGAAAATTTCTAGCCCTATTCCCAACTCTGTACCTAGCTGGTGGCACCTGTGTTAGCCTAATAATGATCGGAGGTGACACACTGAAAATCTTTTTCCACACTGTATGCGGTACAACTTGCAACGCCAATTCACTCTCAACGTTCGAGTGGTACCTTATTTTTGTGTGCATAGCCGTGATTTTAGCGCAGCTTCCAAATCTGAACTCCATCGCTGGGGTTTCTCTGATTGGTGCGATCACTGCTGTAACGTATTGCACTTTGACATGGACTATGTCTATCTCGAAAACAAAGCCCTTGGGAGTATCGTATGAACCCATGGAGATGCAATCGGAAATGTCGAAAATTTGCAGCGTTTTGAATGCACTTGGGATCATCGCCTTTGCTTTCAGGGGACATAATCTTGTCTTAGAAATTCAG GGTACAATGCCTTCGAATCTAAAGAGCCCGTCGCAAGTGCCAATGTGGAAAGGGGTGAAGTTTTCATACTTGATCATTGCATGCTGCTTGTTTCCAATGGCAATAGGGGGTTATTGGGCGTATGGAAATTTG ATACCGGCAAATGGAGGCATGTTGAGTGCATTAGACAAATACCATAGAAATGATATATCCAGGGCAATACTGGGATTAACAAGTCTGTTCGTGGTAATCAACAGCCTGACTTCATTTCAGATATACGCAATGCCAGTTTTTGACAATCTTGAGTTTAGATACACCAGCAACAAGAATGGACCATGCCCGTGGTGGCTTAGAACCGGGCTGCGTATTTTCTTTGGCTGCCTTGCTTTTTTCATCTCAGTCGCGCTACCGTTCCTGAAAGATCTGGCTGGTTTACTGGGAGGCATTGCGCTACCACTCACTCTAGCATACCCCTGCTTGATGTGGATCAGGATAAAGAAACCTCAAAAGTATACTGGAATGTGGTGCCTAAACTGGTCGCTTGGATCTCTTGGAATGTTGTTGAGTGTTTTGCTAGTCTTTGGAGCGATATGGACTATAGCAACACAAGGAATTGAAGTCCATTTCTTTAAACCACAGTAA
- the LOC140816338 gene encoding probable inactive purple acid phosphatase 29, with product MATKGKVAQLLALSMCITLLCVHAGQRELRFDGERGEFRILQVADMHYADGKITPCEDVFPSQMPSCSDLNTTYFIRRLILAEKPHLIVFTGDNIFGFDATDAASSMDAAFAPAISSNIPWAAVLGNHDQESTLSREGVMKYITGLKNTLSQFNPSEVDVIDGYGNYNLEVHGVEGSSLANKSVLNLYFLDSGDYSNVPSIPGYDWIKPSQQLWFERTSLKLQRSYMKKPEPQKGPAPGLVYFHIPLPEYASFDSSNYTGVKQEGISSASMNSGFFTTMASAGDVKAVFTGHDHLNDFCGELAGIHLCYAGGFGYHAYGKAGWSRRARIVVSSLEKTENGSWGGVKSIKTWKLLDDEILTAIDGQVIWSKSSNGKPMMH from the exons ATGGCGACTAAGGGGAAGGTGGCTCAACTGCTAGCTTTGTCCATGTGCATAACTCTCCTGTGCGTCCATGCCGGGCAGCGAGAGCTCAGATTTGACGGTGAAAGGGGAGAGTTCAGGATTCTGCAGGTGGCGGACATGCACTACGCCGACGGGAAGATCACTCCTTGCGAGGATGTGTTTCCATCGCAGATGCCTTCCTGCTCGGATCTCAACACTACTTATTTCATCCGCCGTTTGATTTTAGCAGAGAAGCCTCACCTCATTGTTTTCACAG GAGATAATATTTTTGGGTTCGATGCTACGGATGCAGCATCGTCCATGGATGCAGCCTTTGCTCCAGCCATATCGTCCAACATACCATGGGCCGCTGTTCTTGGAAATCATGACCAAGAATCTACATTATCAAGGGAGGGTGTGATGAAATATATCACAGGCTTGAAAAACACTTTGTCTCAGTTTAATCCTTCTGAAGTTGATGTAATTGATGGATATGGGAATTATAATTTGGAGGTTCATGGAGTTGAAGGTTCTAGTTTAGCGAATAAATCAGTTCTTAATCTATACTTCTTGGATAGTGGAGATTACTCGAATGTTCCGTCCATTCCTGGCTACGATTGGATCAAGCCTTCTCAGCAGCTTTGGTTTGAGCGTACTTCACTTAAACTTCAG AGGAGTTACATGAAAAAGCCAGAGCCTCAAAAGGGTCCTGCTCCAGGGCTTGTGTACTTTCACATCCCGCTGCCCGAATATGCAAGCTTTGATTCATCTAACTATACTGGGGTGAAACAAGAAGGAATTAGTTCTGCTTCTATGAACTCTGGCTTTTTCACAACCATGGCGTCAGCAGGGGATGTGAAGGCCGTTTTCACAGGTCACGATCATCTTAATGATTTTTGTGGTGAGTTGGCTGGCATACATTTATGCTATGCTGGAGGATTCGGCTATCATGCTTATGGGAAGGCTGGATGGTCTAGGAGAGCAAGAATAGTGGTTTCTTCTTTAGAGAAAACAGAGAATGGATCATGGGGAGGAGTCAAGTCTATTAAAACATGGAAGCTTTTAGATGATGAGATTCTTACTGCTATCGATGGTCAGGTGATATGGAGCAAGAGCTCCAATGGTAAGCCTATGATGCATTGA
- the LOC140817209 gene encoding uncharacterized protein codes for MANFHSRSNSLPSECIPVMNEIQDQLCQLKGSEATSTTGKSMSSNLAGLVSLHKSLKNLIQTPSFQQALWHDQCGSWIDEILEGSLALVDLCGFSRDVASISKESIQDLKSSIRRNRGQTATSDDINSYVASRKKIYKMVNKKCIMNSKRCKQNSTTLVQENVGLKTMVIIFREIEAISSSVLNSVLSLLSGSKARSKHRNWSLLSKFTQTSRIYSEADQECSYNDLFNEHFYEPIKGIDNATLQNIMKKLKGSEMTIHELEVGLEALYRSLVKTRVSLLNVLSDH; via the coding sequence ATGGCTAATTTCCATTCTAGATCAAACAGTTTACCATCTGAATGCATTCCAGTAATGAATGAGATTCAAGATCAGTTATGCCAGTTAAAGGGATCAGAAGCCACATCAACAACAGGCAAATCTATGAGTTCAAACTTGGCTGGCCTCGTTAGTTTGCACAAATCCCTCAAGAATCTGATCCAGACGCCTTCATTCCAGCAAGCCCTCTGGCATGACCAATGTGGGAGTTGGATTGATGAGATTCTTGAAGGATCGCTCGCTCTGGTCGATCTTTGCGGATTTTCAAGAGATGTTGCCTCTATATCCAAGGAATCCATTCAAGATCTAAAATCCTCCATTAGGAGAAATAGAGGTCAAACAGCCACATCAGATGACATCAATTCTTATGTGGCCTCAAGAAAAAAGATTTACAAAATGGTCAACAAGAAGTGCATCATGAACTCGAAAAGGTGCAAGCAGAATTCAACAACACTTGTACAAGAAAACGTTGGTCTTAAAACAATGGTTATAATATTTAGAGAAATTGAGGCTATTTCTTCATCAGTCCTAAATTCGGTATTGTCACTCCTTTCTGGTTCAAAAGCAAGATCAAAGCATAGAAATTGGTCCTTGCTTTCAAAGTTCACTCAAACAAGCCGCATATATTCTGAAGCAGATCAAGAATGTAGTTACAATGACTTGTTTAACGAGCACTTCTACGAGCCCATCAAAGGCATTGATAATGCAACGCTTCAAAACATCATGAAGAAGTTGAAAGGATCAGAAATGACAATCCATGAACTTGAAGTGGGACTGGAAGCTTTGTATAGGAGTTTAGTGAAAACAAGAGTTTCTCTGCTTAATGTTCTCAGTGATCATTAA